The Deinococcus yavapaiensis KR-236 genomic sequence TATGGCAAAAGGCACGTTTGAGCGGACGAAGCCGCACGTGAACGTCGGCACCATCGGCCACGTCGACCACGGCAAGACCACCCTCACCGCCGCGATCACGTTCACGGC encodes the following:
- a CDS encoding GTP-binding protein, whose product is MAKGTFERTKPHVNVGTIGHVDHGKTTLTAAITFTA